The window GCGCAGGTGAGGGGCTCCCGCGGGCCGGGGACGGTCGAGAGCATCAGGTTGAACGGCCGGAGCCGGGAGACCAGGCCGAGCCGGGCAGCGAGGCCCAGGCCCGGGCCGGCGAGGGCGGGGACCGCGAGGGCGGTCAGGTCCGTGAGCGTCGTCGGGGGCAGTGCGCCCTGGGCGGCGCGGGCGGCGCGGATCGACTCCGCGGCGGCCAGGGCGCGGCCGCGAGGGTCGGCGACCTCGGTCGGCAGCGGCGCGACCAGCAACGTGAAGACGTTGCCGCCACTGCTCTCCGCCGCGCGCAGCGACATCGGCACGGCGGCCACCAGCGGCTCGTCCGGGAGCGCGTCGGCCTCCCCCAGCCAGGTCCGCAGCGCCCCCGCGGTGACCGCGACCGCGACGTCGTTCACCGTCAGCCCGAGCGCCTCGCGGACCTTGCGGATCTCCGCGAGGTCGAGCGGGACCAGCGCGAGCTGCCGGTGCGGCGAGACCGGCCCACTCAGGGGCGTAGCCGGGGCCCGACGCAAGAGTTCGGCACCGACGTCCGGCAGGCGGCGCACGACGCCGGCGACGGTGCGCACCGTCCGCCCGGTGCGACCGGGGATCGAGGCGACGCTGCGGACCAGCAGGTGCCGCGCGGACGGGCTGGAGAGCAGCGGCGGGGCGGGCGGCGGGGCGTCGGGCCCGAACAGCGCGAGGAGCAGGTCGTTGCCGCCGACGCCGTCCACCATCGCGTGATGGATCTTCAGATACAGCGCCTGCTCGTCCCCGGAGATCAGCGTCAGCTCCCACAGCGGCCGGGAGCGGTCGAGGCGCTGGGCATGCCGGTCCGCCACCGCAGCCGCGAGCTCGGCCAGACCCGCCCCGGCGGGCAGGGTCTCCTCCTGCACGTGGACGTTCAGGTCCGGCACGGCCGCGACCCAGTACGGCAGGTCGAGACCGAGCGGCACCGGCGCGAGCCGACGGCACAGGGCCGCGGGCAGCCGGGCCTCGACCTGCGCGACAACGTCGGCGCGCGTCAGCGTCCGACCCGCGCCGAGGAGCGCCACCGCACCGGAGTGCCCGCTCGAGTTGCCGGTGTCGAGCGCGAGGAAGGTGGCGTCGTGTCCGCTGAGCTGCTGCATGTCAGGTGTTCAGCACGGCGGCGCGTTCGAGCAACTCGTCCATCGAACGCTGGATGCCGGCCGCGATTCGATCGACGTCCGGAAGCGACTCCCGGTCGGTGGTGATGCCGAAGACGAGCTCGCCGTTGTAGCTGTAGACCGTGATCGAGGACCGCGCCCCGACCGGGAACGGCGGGGCGTAGTTCGCGATCCGCCGCAGCGGCCGGCCGAGCAGGTACAGCGGGATCGTCGGGCCGTGGACGTTCGTCACCGTCGTCTGCAGCGAGCGCTGCGGCATCGCCGAGCTCGCCCGCAGGTAGATCGCGTTCAGCGTCCCCGGCAGCACGGCCTGGATCTCGTTCATCGCGCTGACGGCGTCGGCCTGCGCGGTCTGCTTCAGCTCGGCGAGGTGGCCGCGGACGAACTCCAGCCGCGTCACCGGGTCGTCGACGTCGAGCGGCAGCCGCGGCATCAGCGCCGAGGCCTTGGTCTCCATGGTTCCGTCGCCGAGTGGCCGGCCCTCGGCGTCGCGCTCGCGCAGTGCGACGGGGTTCATCAGCCGCAGGTGCTTGCCCTTCACCTCCAGGCCACGGGACTCCAGGAGCTCGCGGAACCCGTCGAGCACGATCGTCAGCACGACGTCGTTGACGGTCCCGCCGAACGCGCCGCGCACGGTCTTGACGTCGGCGAACGGGATCGCGCAGAAGTCGAACGAGCGCGTCGGTCCGATCGGGCCGGTCAGCGGGCTGCGCAGGTCGGGCATCAGGTTGCGCCGGGTCAGCGCGAGGCCGGCCGCGCCGACGCGGGCGGCCTTGGTCACCGTCGAGGGACGTAACGAGCGCACCCGGCCGACGGCCTCCTTGCCGAGGCCGGTGACCGCATCGGTCGTCGAACGCAGCCGCGAGCGCGGGGCGACGTCCGCCCCCGCGGGCAGCGGCGGGAGCTCGGTCGTCGGGCCGTCCGGGGAGTCGTCGAACAGGATCGTCAGCAGCTGCGTCCCGGAGACGCCGTCGACCATGCTGTGGTGGATCTTCCAGAAGATCGCGAACTGGTCGTCGGACGGCCCGTCGGAGATGCCGTCGATCACGACGACCTCCCACAACGGCCGCGCGCGATCGAGCTGGACGGAGATCAGGTCGCCCACGACGCGGCAGAGCCCGTCGTGCCCCGGTTCGGGCGCGGTCACGGTGCGGACGTGCTCGGTGATGTCGAAGTCCGGCGCCGGAACCCACTCCGGACGGTTGACGTGCAGCGGCGCCGGACGGGCGAGTTGGGTGTACCGCGGGATGCGCGCGATCTTCGGCGCGAGCGCCTTCGCGACCTCCTCGGCACTCGGCGCGGTGCCGTCGGCGAGCGCGAACCCACCGACGTGCATGTGGTTGCGCCCGTCCTCCTCGGTGTAGAAGAAGAACGCGTCGAGCGCCGACATCCGGTCGGGACCCTCAGGCATGCCGGCTCCTCTCGATCAGCTGACGCACAATCACGTTCTTCTGGATCTCATTCGTCCCCTCGCCGACGATCATCAGCGGGGCGTCGCGGAAGTAGCGCTCGACGTCGAACTCGGTCGAGTAGCCGTACCCGCCGTGGATGCGGACCGCGTCGAGCGCGATCTTCATCGCCGCCTCGGACGCGAACAGTTTGGCCATACCGGCCTCGAGATCGACACGGTGCCCGGCGTCGAAGCGGCGCGCGGCGTACAGGGTGAGCTGCCGCGCCGCCTCCAGCGAGGTCGCCATGTCGGCGAGGTAGTTCCCGATCGACTGGTGCTGCCAGATCGGCTTGCCGAACGTCTCGCGGACCTGGGCGTAGGCGAGCGCGTCCTCGTAGGCCGCGCGCCCGACGCCAAGGGCGCGGGCCGCGACCTGCAGACGGCCGGTCTCCAGGCCCTTCATCATCTGCGCGAACCCGCGTCCCGGCTCCCCGCCGAGCACGCTCGAGGCCGGCGTCCGGTACCCGTCGAAGATCAGCTCGCACGCCTCGACGCCCTTGTAGCCAAGCTTGGGCAGGTCCTTCGAGACCGTCAGGCCGGGTCCGGACTCGCAGAGCAGCACCGAGATCCCGCGGGACGCGGGCTGGGCGTCGGGGTCGGTCCGGCAGAGCAGCGCGGTCAACCCGGCCCGGCGGGCGTTGCTGATCCACGTCTTCGCGCCGTCGACGACGTAGTCGCCCCCGTCGAGCCGCGCGGTCGTCGTCAGGGCCTGCAGGTCGGAGCCGCCGGCGGGCTCGGTGAGCGCCATCGTCGCCCGGACCTCGCCGGTGGCCAGGCGCGGCAGCCACGTCTTCTGCTGCTCGGGCGTCCCGAAGTGCGTGAGCAGCTTGACCACCACGGTGTGCCCGCCCATCGCGCCGGCCAGGCTCATCCACCCGCGCGAGAGTTCCTCGGTGACGAGGACGTAGCAGGGCATGCTCACGTCGGTCCCGCCGAACTCCTCCGGCACCGCGAGGCCGTAGATCCCGAGCCGCTTCATCGCCTCGATGAGCGCCTCGGGGTAGGTGTTCGCGTGCTCCAGGTCGCGGACCACCGGGCGGACCTCGCGGTCGACGAAGTCCGCGACGGTGCGGACGATGTCCCGCTCGGGGAGATCGAGGTCGTCGAGGGAACTCACGCACTCACTATCTCGGGACGGGGCCTGGCGGAAAAAGCACGAGTGCTCAATGATATATCCCTAGACTAATTTTCCGGGAGGAACCGTGGTCGACATCGCGCAACCCTGGGTCGTCGACAGCCCCCTCAGCACCCGGTTCCCGGTCTACACCCGCGCCAACGCGGGCGAGGTGAGCCCGACGGTCGCGACACCACTGTTCTGGTCGCAGATCGGCGGCCCGCCGGCCGAGCAGGTGTGGAAGCGGGTTCTCGCGGACTTCGGCGCCTTCGACCTCGACGAGTTCCGCGCCGACGCCATCGACATCCAGGGGATGCTGCACGGCTACGTCTACCTGAACCTGTCGAACCTGCGGGTGTTCGGCGCGCGTATGCCCGGCGCCTCGCCCGAGCTGATGGACCGCACCTACCTCGGCGAGCGTCCCGACGTCCCGCCCTACGAACCGCACCCGGACGACGCGAAGCCCGAGTACACCGAGCGGATCCTCGCGACCGTCGACCGTGTCTTCGCGACCGAGCACCGCGACGACCTCGTCGAACTCGCGGCCGAGGCCGAGCGCATCCGCGGCGCCCGGCCGGACTACTCCGCGCTCTCCGACGCCGACCTCGTCGCGCTCCAGCGCGAGCGGATGCAGCAGTACCGACCGTTCCTCTACGCGCACCTGATGCTGGTCTACGAGGGGTCGCTGGTCACGGGTCTGCTCGAGACGACGCTGGCGCCCCTCGGCGACCCGACCCTGGTCGCGCGGGTGCTCTGCGGCCTGGGGAACATCGCCTCGGCGGCGCCGTCGGCGGCGTTGTGGCGCCTGTCGCGCCTGGTCACGCGCTCCCCCGCGCTGACCGCCGCGTTCGACGCCGGGCTCGACGGCGTGCTCGACCGCATCGCTGCCCTCGACGACCAAGCCGCGACGGAGTTCCGCGCGGGCTGGGAGCAGTTCCTCCACGACTTCGGCTCGCGCTCGGCGATGGAGTGGGAGGCGATGCCGCAGACGTGGGAGACGCATCCGCAGATCCCGCTCGGGCTCCTGGAGCGGATGCGCCTGCAGCCCGACGACCGCGACCCCGAGGCCCAGTCCCGTCGGCTCGCGGCCGAGCGCGAGGCGCTGACCGCGGACCTGCGCGCGAAGCTCGCCGACCAGCCCGAAGCCCTCGGCGCACTGGAGCTGGCGCTGCGCCTGTCCGGCGTCTTCATGCCGGCGCGGGAGCTGTCGAAGTCCAACCTGATCCGGGTGCTCCACGAGGCGCGCCTCCCGATCCGGGCGCTCGCGCAGCGGTACGTGGAGTCCGGCCTCTTTCACCGACCGGAGGACATCACGATGCTCCGCGAGGACGAGCTCGACGCGTTCGTCGCCGACCCGGCGTCGATGGTGCCGACGATCCAGGAGCGATGGGCCTGGCACGCCGCGCTCTCCGAGCGGGAGCCGCCGTACATCGTGACGGCGGGCGAGGTCCCGCCGGTGACGTCGTGGCCGTTGCGCTCGGAGCCGAACGTCGTGCCGGCGCGCTCGGGCGATGCGCTCACCGGCCTGCCCGCCTGCCCGGGCGTCGCGACCGGCCGGGCGCGGATCATCACCGACCCCGCCGACTGCGGCGACCTCGAGCCCGGCGAGATCCTCGTCGCCCCGATGACCGACCCGGGCTGGACGCCGTTGTTCACCTCTGCCGAGGCGGTCGTGGTCGACATCGGCTCGACGATGTCGCACGCTGCGATCGTGTCCCGTGAGCTCGGGATCCCCTGCGTGCTCGGGGTGCAGCACGCCTCGGTGCGGATCCCCAATGGCGCCCAGCTGACCGTCGACGGCACCGCCGGGATCGTGACGGTGCACTGATGG of the Sporichthya polymorpha DSM 43042 genome contains:
- a CDS encoding wax ester/triacylglycerol synthase family O-acyltransferase — translated: MQQLSGHDATFLALDTGNSSGHSGAVALLGAGRTLTRADVVAQVEARLPAALCRRLAPVPLGLDLPYWVAAVPDLNVHVQEETLPAGAGLAELAAAVADRHAQRLDRSRPLWELTLISGDEQALYLKIHHAMVDGVGGNDLLLALFGPDAPPPAPPLLSSPSARHLLVRSVASIPGRTGRTVRTVAGVVRRLPDVGAELLRRAPATPLSGPVSPHRQLALVPLDLAEIRKVREALGLTVNDVAVAVTAGALRTWLGEADALPDEPLVAAVPMSLRAAESSGGNVFTLLVAPLPTEVADPRGRALAAAESIRAARAAQGALPPTTLTDLTALAVPALAGPGLGLAARLGLVSRLRPFNLMLSTVPGPREPLTCAGVPITAYYPLSQVAEGQRLNVTMFGYAGALHVGLLADAALELDVERLGELMRTELAALVAA
- a CDS encoding wax ester/triacylglycerol synthase family O-acyltransferase, which codes for MPEGPDRMSALDAFFFYTEEDGRNHMHVGGFALADGTAPSAEEVAKALAPKIARIPRYTQLARPAPLHVNRPEWVPAPDFDITEHVRTVTAPEPGHDGLCRVVGDLISVQLDRARPLWEVVVIDGISDGPSDDQFAIFWKIHHSMVDGVSGTQLLTILFDDSPDGPTTELPPLPAGADVAPRSRLRSTTDAVTGLGKEAVGRVRSLRPSTVTKAARVGAAGLALTRRNLMPDLRSPLTGPIGPTRSFDFCAIPFADVKTVRGAFGGTVNDVVLTIVLDGFRELLESRGLEVKGKHLRLMNPVALRERDAEGRPLGDGTMETKASALMPRLPLDVDDPVTRLEFVRGHLAELKQTAQADAVSAMNEIQAVLPGTLNAIYLRASSAMPQRSLQTTVTNVHGPTIPLYLLGRPLRRIANYAPPFPVGARSSITVYSYNGELVFGITTDRESLPDVDRIAAGIQRSMDELLERAAVLNT
- a CDS encoding acyl-CoA dehydrogenase family protein; the protein is MSSLDDLDLPERDIVRTVADFVDREVRPVVRDLEHANTYPEALIEAMKRLGIYGLAVPEEFGGTDVSMPCYVLVTEELSRGWMSLAGAMGGHTVVVKLLTHFGTPEQQKTWLPRLATGEVRATMALTEPAGGSDLQALTTTARLDGGDYVVDGAKTWISNARRAGLTALLCRTDPDAQPASRGISVLLCESGPGLTVSKDLPKLGYKGVEACELIFDGYRTPASSVLGGEPGRGFAQMMKGLETGRLQVAARALGVGRAAYEDALAYAQVRETFGKPIWQHQSIGNYLADMATSLEAARQLTLYAARRFDAGHRVDLEAGMAKLFASEAAMKIALDAVRIHGGYGYSTEFDVERYFRDAPLMIVGEGTNEIQKNVIVRQLIERSRHA
- a CDS encoding PEP-utilizing enzyme gives rise to the protein MVDIAQPWVVDSPLSTRFPVYTRANAGEVSPTVATPLFWSQIGGPPAEQVWKRVLADFGAFDLDEFRADAIDIQGMLHGYVYLNLSNLRVFGARMPGASPELMDRTYLGERPDVPPYEPHPDDAKPEYTERILATVDRVFATEHRDDLVELAAEAERIRGARPDYSALSDADLVALQRERMQQYRPFLYAHLMLVYEGSLVTGLLETTLAPLGDPTLVARVLCGLGNIASAAPSAALWRLSRLVTRSPALTAAFDAGLDGVLDRIAALDDQAATEFRAGWEQFLHDFGSRSAMEWEAMPQTWETHPQIPLGLLERMRLQPDDRDPEAQSRRLAAEREALTADLRAKLADQPEALGALELALRLSGVFMPARELSKSNLIRVLHEARLPIRALAQRYVESGLFHRPEDITMLREDELDAFVADPASMVPTIQERWAWHAALSEREPPYIVTAGEVPPVTSWPLRSEPNVVPARSGDALTGLPACPGVATGRARIITDPADCGDLEPGEILVAPMTDPGWTPLFTSAEAVVVDIGSTMSHAAIVSRELGIPCVLGVQHASVRIPNGAQLTVDGTAGIVTVH